Below is a genomic region from Desulfuromonas sp..
ATCTCCTGCTCGGCCTCACTAACCGTCGCTTTGTCATCGGCGAACAGACCGGCTTCCCCCTGCTGTAGAAAACCGTTGATATCACTTTCAGAATAAGTCACACCACGCAGCATGCGCAGGTTGGGATAAACCGCCTGGATCAGGCGGTAGAATCCTTTGGTGATACGCCCGATCGGTTCTTCGCCCCCCTGTTCGATCTCTTCTCCGTTCACAAAAAGGCGTGCTTTTCCAAGCTGGGTTTTAACGCGCTGCTGCAGATCGCGATAGCGCTCCTGGTTCTGGAATGACTTCTCGGTCAGAATCTTCTTGATGGCGTCCTGCTGGGTGACCGAGACATTCTGGCGCACGTACTTTTCGGTGCGCTTGTACATCATCAGGTCGCGGATCAGACGTTCGTCCGGATTCATGACAACCAGAAGTTCATCTCGTCCCATGGACTGCATGCGCACGATCTCTTCTTTGCCTGCATGGTCATGGAAAGGGCTGATGACATGGATTCCTAGCTCCGACTCGCGGCCGTGGAGCTGGTCATCCAGTTTGCGAGAGAACGCATAGTCCTGACCATTGTCGTCATACCGAATCTTTTTACTTCTGAGAACCTGGTCGAAGACAACCTTGGCGAGTTCACCGGCAATATCCGCTGGCTCAACTGCGGTGTTCTTGATCTCCTGCTCGACATCCTTTTCATCATCAGTCAGGAATTCGTACTCTTCACCGTTGCGTTGAATATAGGTCTGTTGCTCAAGAAGATTTAAGGCCCCTTCGACCTCTTTGCGCAGGTCGGACAGGTCGCGGTCGAAGCTGTCGAGCATCAGAACACAAAGGTTGCGGATGGTGGCCTTGTAATCCTTGACGTATTTGACCAGAAAGAGTGCTTTGAGCAACTTGATCGCGAACTGATTGTCGAGGTTTTTCTCGGCGATAATGACCGCCTGCTGGATCTGCGATTTGATCGATGAGCGCAGGCCCTCGAACATGAGATCGAAAGTGGCCAGATCGCCGACGCCGCAGTAGGATATATGTACGGCCACCTGCTGAAAGACCCCCAGCATCGACCGTTCGCCGACCGAGCTGTGCTTGCCTTCAAAGGCACTGTGATTTGACAAGCTCTGGATAGCGACCTGAAAAAGGGTGAACTGGTAGGGAATAAAAGGATAGCAACGAATGAAATGCTCACGATCCTTGAAATTCTTATAGTGCTTGGCCCCATCGGCAAAGTCGAACAGGGTCTTGAGATTGTTTTCCTGCTGATGATAAAGGTCTGAGAGCAAGCCAACGCCCGCCTCGTTTTTCAGCAGCAGCCGCTTCTGAATCACTTCATCGACATTGGCACTGGTCAGACTCATCTTGGTAGCGAAACGCGCCATGATCTTGGAAAAATCGTTCCCCTGCTGCTGGCCCATTTCACCGACCACCGCATCCATATCCTGCTGTGCGGTGACGATGATCCAGGCACGGCCACGGCTCTTGGTCGCCAGACTTTCGGCAATGGTCTGAAGGTTGGTCATCAGCTTGGTGTTTTCGGCGATATACTGCCCGACTTCGTCGACGAAGAAATTGAGCCGAAAATCCTTCCCTTGCCGATTGACGTAATCGTTGACCTGTTCGGCGAAATCCTCAATGGATACCTTGTAGTCAGCCTTGTACTTGGACAGGACACCAATAGTGTTCTGGCCTGTAGCTTTGCCGTAGGCCTGATCCGTCGCCTCGGAAAAGCGCTGCAGACGCTGACGACCAAACTCCCAGTCTTTGCCGCTGGCGGATTGAAACTCACCTTTGAAATCGTCCAGCTTTCCGGCTTCATCCAGTTCCCGTTCGAGCTGGGCGACATAACCTTGCTTGCCATAGTAGCCGCAGGCCTCGTCAAAGACCTTGACGAACACCGAAAGCAGTGCATCGATCTCGGTTTTGCTGATAACATCGGCCTTCTGGTCGATATTGAAGAGAATGCTGCGGGAAGGGATAGTTACCGCGCGTTCCAGGTCTTTCTTCAGGATTTCTTCGTCCTGTATCTCCTTTCTGGACAGGAAAAGATCCAGAACCGAAGAGCCTTCAACCGTACGATTTTCGAGCAGCAGGGCGAGCATCTTTAACAGGTGCGATTTACCGGAACCGAAGAAGCCGGAAAGCCAGACGCCGTTAGCGCCCGTATAGTTCAGATAGGCATCAAGAAATCGATCCAGACGCTTGATTATCTGATTCGTAAGAACATATTCATCAATTTCAACCTTCAGGCTCTCTTCGTCATCCGCCTTGATGACACCTTCGATATGACGATCGACCTTTTTCTCGAAAATAGTCTGTAACTTCATTGAACGATTCCCTCCGTCAAACTTCGCAATGGAAGATATTAAATGCCCGGTAATATTTGTCGTCACGCAGGCGGCCGAACAGGTCGAGCGAGGCCCCTTGTTCTAGGGAGTGAGTATATTCCCCCGGAAAAAACATGACTGTGGGTTTGTGCTTGGCGGTACTTTGCAGATTGTTCAGCACATTGTGTGACCGGATATAGGGAAAGACCTCGCCAACTCCCCCCAGAAACATAACGTCGAAAGTCTCGGCTTGCATTTTACGGGCAATGGCCGGGATCAAAGAATCCCTCGCATCAAGAATCCCCTGCAGGTCCTCTTTCAGATCCTGCTTGGACATATCCCCTTCATTCTCAAGGTACCAGCCCCAGTCACCATTCTCTTTGAGGATCTCCACCGCCAGATCATAGAGATTAATGTTGAGCACCTGGATGCCCTGCTGGGACAACTTATTGACGAGCTGGCGCTGTATTCTCTCCATCTCAACCGCGTCACCTGGCTTGAAGGGACAGATAAAAAACGGAACTTCATTCCCCAGCCCCTGCATCCTCAGAAAACGCTCGCTGCTGATCAGATCAAACAGGTGCTGGAACTGTTCGCCAAGCGGACGGAGGTCATAGCCTGTGGTCATCGGGTCCACTCCTGAATATCCATATCCGAAATCGGATAAACTGCAAAAAGGGCCGGGTCGTCAGCCTGAATCACCCTGGCTGTCTCGGCACCAAGAATCGTCGGGACAATCATGTTTCCAGCCGTAAGAATTTCCGCTTCGTGAAGCATGCGGAACAGAACCTGGCGAATCTTCTTCCGAGTCGATTCGGAAAGGCCATCCAGACCGTCATCCCATTCGGCCTTGGCATTGAAAAAACTGTCAAAATCATCGTAGCTCAGCAAATAGTCGAGTTTTAGATACTTTTCACGGACAATTTCTTCGCCGAACTCCCGGATAAATTGATATCTCTTGGCTGCAGCCAGCCAAAGCATTTGCAGTTGTTCTGTGCGGCCACCTTCGCTCAGAAGCACGAGCTGTTCTTCTGTCAGCTCGCGTAGCCTGTGAGAAATTTCGCGTATATTTCTCGTCTCTGAACTTTTCTTTCTAGACTGGAGGATGTTCCGCTCATTCGAGGCAACCTTGGTCTCTTCCCAGGAACCGAGTTCCCGATAAATAGCTAACAGAGCCAGAGACTCCGTGTAGAACAGGCTCCCGTTGGTAAACGACATCCGATATGCCATGAAAAATCACCTATTGATCGTTTATAGATTTCATGCCGTAATGCCAGTGCCCGCACGGCAATAAGCAATTTATGTCTTCTGGTTTGGAGAAGTCGCTATAAGGACAAATTCTAGCCAGAATCTTGCCGGCTGACCTGTCTTAAAAGCTAAAAAGAATTGTATTTTCTTGGTGTTGCCCCTCCAAACATGACTCAGGATAATATCACCTCAATCTTTTATTGTCGAAAGATATCTGGACATATGTAGCTCTCCCTTCCGATAGCGAGGGTAGTTTAAGCCCATCCATTTTTCTTGTGTTCAATAACCGCGCCTTCGGCACAGTTTGTTAGGTGAATTCATGACGAAGAAAATGACCGTTTCCGCAATGCTGAGACGGTCATTTTCTCTTGGGGAATATGCTTGAAGGCATTACTTAAGTTACTGAAATTACTACGAAAATGCTTGACTTTCCGGCTCGGAATTGATAAAATGTTAATAGATTGAATGGCCAGACTTACTATGAAAGGGGCTACGATGCGAAGCGCAATCCTGACCATGTTGTCTCTGTCAATTTTTGCCGGAAAGTTTGACCCGGCAGCCATAGCAACCGCGGGTGCCAATCTCGTTAAAAGCGTTCTTGAGATCACGGTTGAGACGATGGACCTCCCCTCCAAGATCCCCCGGCAGACATTTACTCAATTAAACCAGTCAAAGACCCCGGAGCCTTACGTCAGTTATTGCGAGGCCGCCGAAGACGCGGAGGTTGCTTTCGCGAGCTTCTATCAAGGGGGAGGGTTGGATCTTAAAGGATTTTACACTGATTTATAAAAGTGGAGGAAATTGAATGCTGCTAGAAAAGGCTCCGGCCTATGTGAAATTTATGGCTCGCCGAAAACATAACAAGTGCCTGGTTTGCAACCATGGGTTGGGGGATGATGACATGGTGTTTATCGCACAGACTATAGCGGACAGCCGCTGGGTTGCGGCGGGAGCATGTTGTTTTAAGAAAATCTCTCTAGACACTATTTGTAGGATAAAAGTCAATCTCGGTAAAAACCCCTCGCGTGCAGAAAAGGCGATGGCCAAAGCTCGGATCAGAACAATGTTCACGTCACATGAAGATCCTCCGTTCGATCTTAGTGACTGTGACAGAACTGATGACCATAATGAGCAAAGCAGTCAGTGCCGGATTCTTACCTTTCCTTACTCAAATGAAACCATCCAAGAACATGACTAAACTGTCTGAATGTACCCTTATTTGAATGACTACTGACTGTCTCTATTTGTTTCTCACCTGCCACTTTGTTAACAAAGCCTTGTTCCTTGTTATCCGCAACACAATAATCATCCTCTTTTAAGCAGCCGCCGAATTAGTCACTTTCGTTTGACTAAACCTGAGCCGCCACGCGACGGTATTTGCGACGATAGAAAGAGATGATCGTATTTGTCCTCCATCGAGACTTTTTTGACTAGAAATGTGCACTGAGTTCCCAATTTCTACTTGTAGACATTTTCTGATTAGTGGAGGCAAGAGAATGAGTCAGCTAGAAACAGATGACGATATGGACTTGGCCGTGGGTTTGAGTCTTAAGGGAATTGCCGAGCAATACGGACTAACCACCAAAGTTCTTATTCGATTGCAGCGCGACCAGTTGATTGGAAAGCCGATCTGTCGGCGAGATATTCGTTTTTTGGAAGGTCTCTCGAAAGTTTGGTCCAGACCTTGGTATATACGACAGCAGGTATCGAGATATTCCAAGGCGCAGCGCCAACGGTTGATCCTGGACCGCCCGGAGTTATCAGAAAAGTGGCAGCGGTGGGTGTATCGTCAGTATCTGGATTCAGATATTGAACGTGGAACCGGCGGGCGGATGCTGAACCCAGAGCGAATAATTAAAATAAGGCTTCTTTGCAATACCCTTGAACAAATGTTCAATCTTAAGCCTACACCGCAGGTCGTCGCGACAATCAAAATCATCAGAAAGAAAGCTTATAGAGACAAGGCTAAATTGAAACGACAAGATCAAGGCCTCGATCATAAGCCGCCGAATGTTGAAGAGGGGGGAGGCGTCAGTTCCTCCTTTCTGGACCAGGAGTATTTCGATGTTCTTAAGACTCTATATCCGCACGCCGACCTTTGATTTTTCCAGATAGGAGTCTGAACTGATATGGACGATCCAACTATCGAGTATGCCCATGAATTTTCTGCTCTTGTTGATGCTGGCAATCTAGTGTTTCAGCCGTTCGAGAATAATGGGGAGATAATAGGGCCGACAGTCCTGAGTTCTGGTGGTGGGCTTTTCCTTCTTGAATTTCGTGCGGAGAGGGGAATCGTCAAATGTTATGCTGACTGGCCGCGGCGAGTTCTGGCCCTAAGCGGCGGCCCTTTTCCCGGCGGTGATCCCGTCCACAAAGTTGTCAGGAAGTTTTTTTATCTGCAGGATTTTCTTCGCCAAAACCTCCGCGATGAGGTTCACATCCAGGGTTCTCTTGTCTTTCCTGATTGTTATGTTGATTTCCATCATAGCAAGAAATTCTCTCCCCTGAATGTGAATGTCATTCGCTTGAAATTCCTGAGTGATTACCTCAAAAGAAAGGATCAAACTCGGGATAAGTGGAAGCATCTTTCTGCGGAGAGTTGCGAAGAACTCCGCATCCTCCTTGAATCTCTGCCTTAAAGTTTGACATCTATACTGCGCAGTCCAAGGCGCAAGCGTCTTCTGCGATTCACGGGACCTCCGGGAATTATTTTTCTCTGCCTTCAAGTGATTGTATTTATTAGATGGATACCACACGTGGTGTGGAACATATTGAAATCACTAAATAAAACCTTGAATGCAGGTCGGATGAGAATTAAAATGGGTCGTGTTTTAAAGGGCAGTGAGGCGCATGTTTTTCATAACATCCGATAACGTTATCCGTTATCGGCAGGCATTGGAAGGGAGCGGGATGGGAAGGAAAAAAATGGAACATAATGCACTGAAGCCTACATTTGAGCAGGTTCTACTAGCTTGGGAATTGCTGGAAAAGCAGGGTGTTAAGGCGACTGCGCGAAAGATTCTGGAGAGCACCGGCGGCGACATGGGGGTATTGCTAACGCATTACCAGAAAATTCAAGAAATCAAGGCGAAGAGCGCCCAGCGAAAAGTGGATTTCCCTGCGTGGTTTCAGGAAGCTACTGAAGCGCTGGTCAATCGCAATGTCGAGATTGCCGTCAGGGATATAGAAGAGAGTCTTCAGTTTCAGGGCGAAAACTTCACCAATGTACAAAGTGCCCTAGCTGAGGCCCAAGGCGAGGTAGGTGCCTTGGAGCAAGAGTTGGCGACGGAACGAGAGAAATTCGAGGGCGTCAGGCTCGATCTGGTTCAGCAGCTCGCCGCGACCCAGGAGAGATTGGCAGCAGCCCAGAAAGCCCTGGAGGGAAAAAGTCGGAAGATTGAAGCCCTTGAGAACGAGGTCCAACTCAGTAGAGATGCTGCGGCTCAAGAAAAAATTGCCGCCTTGAGCGAGATGGTACAAATGCTACAGAAGCAACCTCATTTGCATCCCCACCCACCCTCCGACTAGGAGAAGGGCGGGCAGCAGGAAAAGGAGCGCTTTAGATGCGTGCACAAAACCCTACTTTGTGCACTGTGTCTTCGGCGACTCGTCTGATAGTGAAATCAACCGAGAATCGGTGCATAAACTAGTGCTAAAATCTAAGAGCATAAAATGCGTATCATTTTGCTTTTGTGCATAATTGAAGAAGGAGCTACTTACGTGAGTGAAGGAAAAAAGATCGGCTACGCCAGAATTAGTACCCCGACGCAGAATCTCGATTCACAAATGGACGATCTTCACG
It encodes:
- a CDS encoding DUF1788 domain-containing protein yields the protein MTTGYDLRPLGEQFQHLFDLISSERFLRMQGLGNEVPFFICPFKPGDAVEMERIQRQLVNKLSQQGIQVLNINLYDLAVEILKENGDWGWYLENEGDMSKQDLKEDLQGILDARDSLIPAIARKMQAETFDVMFLGGVGEVFPYIRSHNVLNNLQSTAKHKPTVMFFPGEYTHSLEQGASLDLFGRLRDDKYYRAFNIFHCEV
- a CDS encoding DUF1819 family protein, whose product is MAYRMSFTNGSLFYTESLALLAIYRELGSWEETKVASNERNILQSRKKSSETRNIREISHRLRELTEEQLVLLSEGGRTEQLQMLWLAAAKRYQFIREFGEEIVREKYLKLDYLLSYDDFDSFFNAKAEWDDGLDGLSESTRKKIRQVLFRMLHEAEILTAGNMIVPTILGAETARVIQADDPALFAVYPISDMDIQEWTR
- the brxC gene encoding BREX system P-loop protein BrxC; translated protein: MKLQTIFEKKVDRHIEGVIKADDEESLKVEIDEYVLTNQIIKRLDRFLDAYLNYTGANGVWLSGFFGSGKSHLLKMLALLLENRTVEGSSVLDLFLSRKEIQDEEILKKDLERAVTIPSRSILFNIDQKADVISKTEIDALLSVFVKVFDEACGYYGKQGYVAQLERELDEAGKLDDFKGEFQSASGKDWEFGRQRLQRFSEATDQAYGKATGQNTIGVLSKYKADYKVSIEDFAEQVNDYVNRQGKDFRLNFFVDEVGQYIAENTKLMTNLQTIAESLATKSRGRAWIIVTAQQDMDAVVGEMGQQQGNDFSKIMARFATKMSLTSANVDEVIQKRLLLKNEAGVGLLSDLYHQQENNLKTLFDFADGAKHYKNFKDREHFIRCYPFIPYQFTLFQVAIQSLSNHSAFEGKHSSVGERSMLGVFQQVAVHISYCGVGDLATFDLMFEGLRSSIKSQIQQAVIIAEKNLDNQFAIKLLKALFLVKYVKDYKATIRNLCVLMLDSFDRDLSDLRKEVEGALNLLEQQTYIQRNGEEYEFLTDDEKDVEQEIKNTAVEPADIAGELAKVVFDQVLRSKKIRYDDNGQDYAFSRKLDDQLHGRESELGIHVISPFHDHAGKEEIVRMQSMGRDELLVVMNPDERLIRDLMMYKRTEKYVRQNVSVTQQDAIKKILTEKSFQNQERYRDLQQRVKTQLGKARLFVNGEEIEQGGEEPIGRITKGFYRLIQAVYPNLRMLRGVTYSESDINGFLQQGEAGLFADDKATVSEAEQEILAFIQTNNQGGVRTSLKSLIERFEKKPYGWYQASILCITAKLSARGKIEVRNDSDVLEDATLERALKNSHGYPQVLITPQLAFSAGQVRLLKDFFSDFFDSPATSGEAKALAKETGEAFQKLQTELAQLASHIKEYPFLAALGEPRERIQEIAGKPYTFYLADLGKVEDSLLDLKEQVLDPIRQFMSGSKKELYNQARQFLQAQEANFAYVGGDKGQKIRELLESSDCYKGNTIQQVKTQVESLGQEIFAQVQEERNRAMETVQGLRDQLEAMSEYRQLSEDQQQQLGQPFETFLRDSEGQPLIAVLRESASRFKTVTYPQLLNRMTTFLEPPQPAGEYEETGEHDDEQPGVKEPPPVQFVSSSTLPICFAKSCLSDSQDVEEYLDAFRKVLLQEIEAGKRVTI